The proteins below come from a single Candida albicans SC5314 chromosome 7, complete sequence genomic window:
- a CDS encoding uncharacterized protein (Predicted ORF overlapping the Major Repeat Sequence on chromosome 7; member of a family encoded by FGR6-related genes in the RB2 repeat sequence), producing the protein MSEVPNQESPSSSILKQSNASTSTKIHGAPSSSQIANVDFNTLRKLNTNTSFSSNLTNSTTKTSNALSRLFTRNKSSSNISIHPSSSDDDSLPKTLRESTSPSESSKSTSGNKLRIAKKLKFPKNQSSRKPDMFLDTSSTISEDSSSFRKVIIGNSLNEMNTPRKSSMSSPMSTTFHSLFHRSHHNGSNLQRDTNQVATGTTPLSGKFDDFSKPSKTTLCLSSNSSNSIISNPELAQIYNFTNPNISIEDGETNLDHSNSSFLDIHKKMLVPADSFIQNKLNKYHQTEVGLGIYESELDHDKDSKIYSNFYHYLKPLFTPSFSISDSGQKGKMRPILGASVEEIANFVKESFCLHQPNHERSFRSKTRSSVSSLGREKVEDFDCRQLSNLFEKLMALLSHNLQTAEPLEISLQALILNAWKYYNAYVRFYLLSIFQPLQIYLNELFTRNHNGSKITRIDDLLLASFRKVFITEQGIGSGDRETSKFLGNAESEDLTGNGLLTSTLAVLSSIS; encoded by the coding sequence ATGTCTGAAGTTCCTAATCAAGAGTCTCCGAGTTCATCGATTCTTAAACAATCGAATgcttcaacatcaacaaaaatacaTGGTGCTCCATCTAGTTCACAAATTGCTAATGTCGACTTCAACACCTTGAGAAAACTAAATACGAATACTTCGTTTTCGTCAAACCTAACTAACTCAACCACTAAAACTAGCAATGCTTTATCCAGGCTATTCACTAGAAATAAGTCATCATCTaacatttcaattcatccCTCTTCAAGCGATGATGATAGCTTACCAAAGACACTCCGAGAATCTACATCTCCATCTGAATCAAGCAAGAGTACTAGTGGCAATAAGTTGAGAATTGCcaaaaagttgaagttTCCCAAGAATCAAAGCAGTCGGAAACCAGATATGTTTTTGGATACTAGTAGCACAATAAGCGAAGACAGTTCTTCGTTTCGGAAAGTAATAATTGGTAATCTGTTAAATGAGATgaatacaccaagaaagaGCTCAATGAGCTCACCCATGAGTACCACATTTCATAGTTTGTTTCATCGATCCCATCATAATGGCAGCAACCTTCAACGAGACACCAACCAGGTTGCGACTGGCACGACACCTTTGTCCGGTAAGTTTGATGACTTCTCAAAACCATCCAAGACAACTTTATGTCTTTCCTCAAATAGCTCGAATTCAATAATCAGCAATCCTGAACTAGCTCAGATATATAATTTCACCAAcccaaatatttcaattgaagatgGAGAAACCAATTTGGATCATTCAAACAGTTCCTTTTTGGATATTCATAAGAAAATGCTTGTGCCAGCAGATCTGTTTATTCAGAATAAGCTAAACAAGTACCACCAAACCGAAGTAGGGTTGGGCATATACGAAAGTGAATTAGATCATGACAAAGATAGTAAGATATATTCCAACTTTTATCATTACTTGAAACCACTATTTACCccatctttttcaatatctgaCTCTGGTCAAAAGGGTAAGATGCGTCCAATATTGGGTGCTAgtgttgaagaaattgcaAATTTCGTAAAGGAGAGTTTTTGTTTACACCAGCCCAATCACGAAAGAAGTTTTAGACTGAAAACAAGATCCAGTGTATCAAGCTTGGGTCGTGAAAAGGTAGAGGATTTTGATTGCCGTCAGTTATCGAATTTGTTTGAGAAATTGATGGCCTTATTGAGTCATAACTTGCAAACTGCTGAACCATTGGAAATATCTTTACAAGCTTTGATATTGAACGCATGGAAATATTATAATGCTTATGTTAGGTTTTATTTGCTAAGTATATTTCAACCATTGCAAATCTACTTAAACGAGCTATTTACGAGAAATCATAATGGAAGCAAAATTACCAGAATAGATGACCTTCTACTTGCTTCGTTTCGGAAAGTTTTTATTACTGAACAGGGAATTGGAAGTGGGGATAGAGAGACATCTAAGTTTTTGGGAAATGCTGAAAGTGAAGATCTTACAGGGAATGGGTTGTTGACTTCTACTTTGGCTGTGTTGTCAAGTATATCATAG